The Metabacillus litoralis genome contains a region encoding:
- a CDS encoding glycoside hydrolase family 88/105 protein — MPKLQFEEANITELLDRVVKRTFEMDFSWDWPGGVAFYGVAAAYEATEKQEYIDLLKNWVDEWLEDGLPKLSINGVSIGHCLITLYNVTEDEKYLTVIKEMAEYLQHDAPRFADGIFQHTVNSVKHVFPEQAWVDTMMMAGLFLLKVGRLLDREDYFRDGLKQYHGHEDFLQDPVTNLYYHGWDNIAKNHMSSIYWARGNGWAALTMAKALELVDVQDPSYMIIDCSLRDQLSALVRLQGENGLWHTIVDDPSSYYEISGSSAIAAALLTRGSLYNKYIQKSIEGIVNEIEEDGKVSKVSAGTAVMNDADGYKNVPYKRIQGWGQGLTLVFLAELVKSNKKVYS, encoded by the coding sequence ATGCCAAAACTACAATTTGAGGAAGCAAACATAACTGAGTTGCTAGATAGAGTCGTCAAACGTACATTTGAAATGGATTTTAGCTGGGATTGGCCGGGAGGTGTTGCTTTTTATGGTGTAGCAGCAGCGTATGAAGCAACGGAAAAACAAGAATATATTGATCTATTAAAGAATTGGGTTGATGAGTGGCTAGAAGATGGTTTACCGAAACTTTCTATAAACGGAGTGTCGATCGGTCATTGTCTTATTACTTTGTACAATGTAACAGAAGATGAAAAATATTTAACTGTTATAAAAGAGATGGCAGAATACCTTCAACATGATGCGCCACGTTTTGCTGATGGAATCTTTCAACATACAGTAAATTCAGTAAAGCATGTTTTTCCAGAACAGGCTTGGGTTGATACGATGATGATGGCAGGTTTATTTCTACTAAAAGTTGGTAGATTGCTAGACCGTGAAGATTACTTTAGGGATGGGCTGAAGCAATATCATGGCCATGAAGATTTTCTACAAGATCCTGTTACAAATCTTTATTATCATGGCTGGGACAATATTGCAAAAAATCATATGTCATCAATCTATTGGGCTCGTGGTAATGGGTGGGCAGCATTGACGATGGCGAAAGCATTAGAGTTAGTTGATGTTCAAGATCCTTCTTACATGATTATTGACTGCTCGTTACGAGATCAATTAAGTGCGTTAGTGAGGCTTCAAGGTGAAAATGGATTGTGGCATACAATTGTTGATGATCCTTCTTCGTACTATGAAATCTCGGGTTCATCAGCCATTGCAGCTGCTCTTCTTACTAGAGGAAGTCTTTATAATAAGTATATTCAAAAATCGATCGAGGGTATTGTCAACGAAATTGAAGAAGATGGAAAGGTCTCAAAGGTTTCAGCTGGAACAGCCGTTATGAATGATGCAGACGGATATAAAAATGTTCCGTATAAACGTATTCAAGGTTGGGGCCAAGGGTTAACACTCGTCTTTTTAGCCGAATTAGTGAAAAGTAATAAAAAGGTCTATAGCTAA
- a CDS encoding beta-galactosidase, producing MRKKLYHGAAYYPELWNEEAIEEDLKLMVEAGINVVRIGEFAWSSMEKEEGKIELDFFVEIIERLNEHGIETVMCTPTPTPPIWLTHNHPERMFVDENGRVMGHGSRQHICTNNAYFREKAAIITEEIAKAVSHLPGLIAWQLDNEFKCHVSECMCETCRGLWHQWLEERYGTIDHLNEAWGTHIWSQYYHRFEQVPQPVTTPFLHNSSLKTMYQLFSYEKIAEFSDEQAAIIRRYSQAPITHNSTTFFHVNNERLYENLDFASFDTYAERKNFHSYLFNCDLWRNFKSGRDYWIMETSPSHSASLESHAAPHQNGYLKAEAVAAYALGGEAFCYWLWRQQRTGCEQPHGSIISAWGKPTVGFENVKEVEAARKEIQSTILTSTPLQAEVAITYSDVAKAFLKTEPHAGLDYRSLVIDFYEKILSAGFHRDLLPENASLQGYKLLFTPFIHYLSENYLKKAKAFVESGGIWIVGPLTGGRTANHTIHTNAALGTLEKFAGVETLYTYPMDGTESKGEFMGSVAPLSLWSSVFEPKEAEIVGRIQDGISEGHAFITEHKRGKGKIVMLGSLPIGDEGDILLKKCVTHYAEEANVLVKTDVTEGTIVAPRVGEKGEILWVIVNMDGKGGAVTLPNDGKDAITGRIVSEGRCIIGPYEHKVIQL from the coding sequence ATGAGAAAAAAATTATATCATGGTGCAGCGTATTACCCTGAACTATGGAATGAAGAAGCGATTGAAGAAGATCTAAAGCTGATGGTTGAAGCAGGCATTAATGTTGTTAGAATAGGTGAATTTGCTTGGTCTTCAATGGAAAAGGAAGAGGGAAAGATAGAGCTTGATTTTTTTGTGGAAATCATCGAAAGACTTAATGAACATGGAATTGAGACTGTGATGTGTACCCCAACACCGACACCACCTATCTGGTTAACTCATAATCATCCGGAGCGGATGTTTGTTGATGAAAATGGTCGTGTAATGGGACATGGATCACGGCAGCATATTTGTACAAATAATGCTTACTTTCGTGAAAAAGCAGCGATTATTACGGAGGAAATCGCAAAGGCGGTTAGTCATCTTCCTGGTTTAATAGCATGGCAGCTTGATAATGAGTTTAAATGCCATGTTAGTGAGTGTATGTGTGAAACTTGCAGAGGATTGTGGCATCAATGGTTGGAAGAGCGGTATGGAACAATTGATCATCTGAATGAAGCCTGGGGTACTCATATTTGGAGTCAATATTATCACCGATTTGAGCAAGTTCCTCAACCTGTTACAACACCGTTTCTTCATAATTCATCTTTGAAAACGATGTATCAACTATTTTCATATGAAAAAATAGCAGAATTTTCTGATGAACAAGCTGCCATTATCCGAAGATATTCACAAGCACCAATCACCCATAATAGCACTACATTTTTTCATGTTAATAATGAGAGATTATATGAAAACCTTGATTTTGCATCATTTGATACGTATGCAGAGAGAAAAAATTTCCATTCATATCTATTTAATTGTGATTTATGGAGAAATTTTAAATCTGGTCGAGATTACTGGATTATGGAAACAAGTCCTTCACACAGTGCATCACTTGAAAGTCACGCAGCACCGCATCAAAATGGTTATTTAAAAGCTGAAGCAGTTGCAGCTTATGCATTAGGAGGAGAAGCATTTTGTTATTGGCTTTGGAGACAGCAGCGAACGGGCTGTGAACAACCACATGGATCGATAATCAGTGCCTGGGGGAAACCAACTGTTGGGTTTGAAAATGTTAAAGAGGTTGAAGCAGCTAGGAAGGAAATTCAATCTACTATTTTGACTTCAACACCTTTACAAGCAGAAGTAGCCATAACTTATTCAGATGTCGCGAAAGCCTTCTTAAAAACAGAGCCACATGCTGGTTTAGATTATCGGTCACTTGTCATTGATTTTTATGAAAAAATACTATCAGCAGGCTTCCATCGAGATCTTCTACCTGAGAATGCCAGTTTGCAAGGTTATAAACTATTATTCACACCCTTCATCCACTACCTATCAGAAAACTATCTGAAGAAAGCAAAAGCATTTGTTGAGAGTGGAGGTATTTGGATTGTTGGCCCTCTTACTGGGGGAAGAACCGCCAACCATACAATTCATACTAATGCAGCGTTGGGCACATTAGAGAAATTTGCAGGTGTTGAAACTTTATATACGTATCCAATGGATGGGACAGAGTCTAAAGGAGAATTTATGGGATCGGTAGCTCCGTTAAGCTTATGGAGCTCAGTTTTTGAACCTAAGGAAGCAGAAATAGTCGGGAGAATACAAGACGGAATCTCAGAAGGTCATGCTTTTATAACTGAACATAAGCGTGGCAAAGGAAAAATAGTTATGCTTGGATCATTACCAATTGGTGATGAAGGAGATATTTTACTGAAGAAATGTGTAACTCATTATGCGGAAGAAGCTAATGTTTTAGTAAAAACAGACGTTACAGAGGGAACAATTGTAGCACCAAGAGTGGGGGAAAAGGGTGAAATTCTTTGGGTGATTGTTAATATGGACGGCAAGGGGGGGGCTGTTACCCTTCCAAACGATGGAAAGGATGCTATCACAGGAAGAATAGTTTCCGAGGGTAGATGCATCATCGGTCCATATGAACACAAAGTGATTCAACTCTAA
- a CDS encoding rhamnogalacturonan acetylesterase, which translates to MTVDKQTIYIAGDSTSASCPEQEAPMAGWGQLFHTFFMNTIRIRNEAMGGRSSNSFIEEGRFQAILEQIQPDDYLFIQFGHNDQKSYGTEPYTSYQEHLSHYILGAREKKAIPILLTSVQRRKFSADGKIENTLGDYPDAMRQLAARLDVPLIDMSAKTKELYERLGIEDSKRLFTILLPNVHHNYPDGIEDNTHFSEVGALEIGKLVIEGIKELQLPVVSHLKQ; encoded by the coding sequence GTGACTGTTGATAAACAAACGATTTATATAGCAGGAGATTCTACTTCTGCTAGTTGTCCTGAGCAAGAGGCACCAATGGCTGGCTGGGGACAATTGTTTCACACCTTTTTCATGAACACCATTAGAATTCGCAACGAAGCGATGGGAGGAAGAAGTTCTAATAGTTTTATAGAGGAAGGAAGATTTCAAGCTATTTTGGAACAGATTCAGCCAGATGATTATTTATTTATTCAATTTGGCCATAACGATCAAAAGTCGTATGGAACAGAGCCTTATACCTCTTATCAGGAACATTTATCTCATTATATTCTCGGTGCTCGGGAAAAGAAAGCGATTCCTATTTTACTAACTTCTGTCCAACGAAGGAAATTTTCCGCAGATGGAAAAATTGAGAATACATTAGGAGATTACCCAGATGCGATGAGGCAATTAGCAGCAAGGTTAGATGTACCTTTAATCGATATGTCGGCAAAAACGAAAGAACTATACGAACGGTTAGGGATAGAGGATTCTAAAAGATTATTCACAATTTTACTACCTAATGTTCATCATAATTATCCAGATGGGATTGAAGATAACACCCATTTTAGCGAAGTCGGAGCCCTAGAAATTGGGAAGTTGGTTATAGAAGGCATTAAGGAGCTTCAATTGCCTGTTGTTTCTCATTTAAAACAATAA
- a CDS encoding glycosyl hydrolase 115 family protein, with protein MEQPMIKDPFFLFSKETCIEYNGPKLESIEYFLSVLIRDKNKVFQEETGNESTTIIFILDEKNHDNLTTEQFSIQFSADFSQMNVMSADELGMIYAILHISEAYLGVDKFWFWNDCEPKPKANVKIKAVPYLSDVAEVKFRGWFINDEVLISTWKYHHSNTYVWEMVFEALLRCNGNMVIPGTDIKNPLYKDIARKMGLWITHHHAEPLGAHMFSRVYPDKNPSYSENGDLFKELWKDAIIEQKNDKVIWNIGFRGQGDRPFWADDPTFDTDDKRGSLISKIMSDQYELIAHYQKDPICCVNLYGEITELYKKGLLELPPGVIKIWADSGYGKMVSRRQGNHNPRIPSIPEHQDVGPHGIYYHVTFYDLQASNHLTMLPNTTAFVNSELGEAFDHHMSEFLIVNCGNIRPHIYFLEFVSRMWNKGRVDSDAFLNEYVSKYYPASSDEMSHYIKAYFDAIIQYGIAEDERAGEQFYHFTIRNLAHQWIVSHGKQSSKNLWWATGEIEITEQFEWFKQKVESKLSEWETLTENVKELVKKVDCIEQKRISDQFLIQVQFHKNGCFALYYFSKAFERFRAKEYSHAYLFIHQAIGELKETMNIMQKPMNEKWVGFYDNDCLTNVSLTLYTLETVQRTIRMFGDGPSFYNWEKEYLTDPEEKKVMLLTNKTKQLMDNVLGSKLIEKDQH; from the coding sequence GTGGAACAGCCAATGATTAAAGATCCTTTCTTTCTTTTCAGTAAAGAAACTTGTATCGAGTATAATGGTCCAAAACTAGAAAGTATAGAGTATTTTTTAAGTGTGTTAATTCGAGATAAAAACAAAGTATTTCAAGAGGAAACAGGGAATGAAAGTACAACTATTATATTCATTCTAGATGAGAAGAATCATGACAACCTAACTACAGAGCAGTTTTCCATTCAATTTTCTGCTGATTTTTCACAAATGAACGTGATGTCTGCAGATGAATTAGGAATGATCTATGCTATTCTTCATATAAGTGAAGCTTATCTTGGTGTCGATAAGTTCTGGTTTTGGAATGATTGTGAACCTAAACCAAAAGCAAACGTTAAGATAAAAGCTGTTCCTTATTTATCAGATGTGGCGGAGGTTAAGTTCAGGGGCTGGTTTATCAATGATGAAGTACTTATTTCAACGTGGAAATACCATCATTCCAACACGTACGTATGGGAAATGGTTTTTGAGGCATTGTTAAGATGCAATGGAAATATGGTCATTCCTGGAACAGACATTAAAAATCCTCTTTATAAAGATATTGCCAGGAAGATGGGGCTTTGGATCACGCATCACCATGCAGAGCCCCTTGGAGCTCACATGTTTTCTAGGGTGTATCCAGATAAAAATCCTTCTTATAGTGAAAATGGTGATTTATTTAAGGAATTATGGAAGGATGCAATCATTGAGCAGAAGAATGATAAGGTCATCTGGAATATTGGCTTTAGAGGACAGGGGGATCGTCCATTTTGGGCTGATGATCCTACTTTCGATACAGACGACAAACGTGGGTCACTCATTTCTAAAATTATGAGTGATCAATACGAATTGATTGCACACTATCAAAAGGATCCAATTTGCTGTGTGAATTTATACGGTGAGATAACAGAATTATATAAAAAAGGATTGCTAGAATTACCCCCAGGAGTGATCAAAATATGGGCTGACAGTGGGTATGGGAAAATGGTGTCTAGAAGACAAGGAAACCATAATCCTAGGATCCCTTCTATACCAGAGCATCAAGATGTAGGTCCACATGGTATTTACTATCATGTAACCTTCTATGATCTGCAAGCTTCAAACCACTTAACGATGCTGCCTAACACTACAGCTTTTGTTAATAGTGAGTTGGGTGAAGCTTTTGATCATCATATGAGTGAATTCTTAATTGTAAACTGTGGGAATATTAGACCTCATATCTATTTTCTCGAATTCGTTAGCCGCATGTGGAATAAAGGTAGAGTGGATAGTGATGCATTTTTAAACGAATATGTTTCGAAATATTATCCTGCCTCTAGTGATGAAATGAGTCATTATATAAAGGCTTATTTCGACGCTATTATTCAGTACGGAATTGCTGAAGATGAACGGGCAGGTGAGCAATTCTATCATTTTACAATTCGTAACCTTGCTCATCAATGGATCGTTTCTCATGGAAAACAGAGCAGTAAAAATTTATGGTGGGCTACAGGGGAAATTGAAATAACAGAACAATTTGAGTGGTTTAAGCAGAAAGTCGAGTCAAAACTTTCTGAGTGGGAGACGTTAACTGAAAATGTTAAGGAATTAGTAAAAAAAGTAGATTGTATCGAACAAAAAAGAATTAGTGATCAATTCCTTATTCAAGTGCAGTTTCATAAAAATGGCTGCTTTGCACTCTACTATTTTTCTAAGGCATTTGAGAGGTTTCGAGCAAAAGAGTATAGTCATGCTTATTTATTTATTCATCAGGCGATAGGAGAACTCAAAGAAACAATGAACATCATGCAAAAGCCAATGAATGAGAAGTGGGTTGGATTTTACGATAATGATTGTTTAACGAACGTGTCATTAACTCTATATACGTTAGAAACAGTTCAAAGAACGATAAGAATGTTTGGTGATGGACCATCATTCTACAATTGGGAAAAGGAATACCTAACAGATCCTGAGGAAAAAAAGGTCATGCTGCTAACAAATAAAACAAAGCAATTAATGGATAATGTACTGGGTAGTAAACTGATAGAGAAAGATCAGCATTGA
- a CDS encoding rhamnogalacturonan lyase, with protein sequence MKKMRKRSITNKLLTLSLATPLLLTGLQSDASAASSQTNKQFEQSKGVQLEYLDRGLVAATTSQGIFLSWRLLGTEVDGSSDKGLTGVDFNVYRDGKKIATVEDSTNFVDKGGSASSKYYVKAVQDGKEIDQSVEATPWSQGYVDLKLQKPADGVTPSGESYSYKANDMSVGDVDGDGQYEFFVKWDPTNSKDVSQKGYTGNTYIDCYTMDGTLLYRIDLGVNIRSGAHYTQFLVYDFDGDGKSELMFKTAPGTKVIQYDKNGKIKSEKFITVLKEDKKAGYSNSDDYRMSSEDYYDHVVEMFKNWHNHEEVVNGNWPKTLEECFGIEKQYDYPLSTEDAESLADYFIDEYAPSRSGRNNLRDFEGFIVKGPEYLSVFNGETGEEMETIRYKYERHDDGLMWGDYAMSRIEPGNRVDRFLAGVAYLDGENPAAIFSRGYYTRATMVSYTWDGKHLKEEWDVDSGWTPMTNPFNDGPHGRLGTNEEFGSLTTQGAHSLSTADVDGDGKQEIIYGSSTIDHDGSLLYSSSDVMPPESATPGVTAGLGHGDALHVGDIDPNRDGLEIFMVHEGGRYAPYGYALRDAKTGEVIYGGYTGRDTGRGMVGDVDPTKKGLETWAVDLRTAKGEKIESNKIPGTNMNIKWAADMTTQIINGAIDQTPTIDDWQKGTVLTASGTRTNNHTKGNPSLVADIFGDWREELLVRTEDSQSIRIYLSTEVTDRKLHTLMHDPQYRTGIAWQNVGYNQPSYTSYYFASDTNWEDVSVPEINVPGELNELNYTLNLYIENGEITGSVKSQLKNSLKQAQHHAEKGSYKKGIQFIEKFVKQLDHRKKKDQITANAKSTLTNQAELMIEKWQELK encoded by the coding sequence ATGAAGAAAATGAGGAAACGTTCTATTACGAATAAACTATTAACGCTTTCACTAGCAACACCACTACTTTTAACAGGATTACAAAGTGATGCCTCGGCTGCATCTTCACAGACAAATAAACAGTTTGAGCAGAGTAAAGGCGTTCAACTAGAGTATCTTGATAGAGGACTTGTTGCCGCAACTACATCACAAGGAATCTTTTTAAGCTGGCGCCTGTTAGGGACAGAAGTTGATGGAAGTTCCGATAAGGGGCTAACGGGAGTGGATTTTAATGTTTACCGAGATGGTAAGAAAATTGCAACCGTCGAGGATAGTACGAATTTTGTAGATAAAGGTGGTTCAGCATCTTCTAAATATTATGTAAAGGCTGTTCAGGATGGAAAAGAAATTGATCAAAGCGTAGAAGCAACACCTTGGAGCCAAGGCTATGTTGATTTAAAACTTCAAAAGCCAGCAGACGGGGTTACTCCTAGTGGAGAATCCTATTCATATAAGGCAAATGATATGAGTGTTGGCGATGTTGACGGTGACGGACAATACGAGTTTTTTGTGAAATGGGATCCAACAAACTCAAAGGATGTATCGCAAAAGGGGTATACAGGTAATACCTATATAGATTGTTATACAATGGATGGCACTTTGCTTTATCGCATCGATTTAGGTGTTAACATTCGTTCAGGAGCTCATTACACACAATTCTTAGTATACGATTTTGATGGAGACGGTAAATCTGAATTAATGTTTAAAACAGCTCCAGGTACGAAAGTGATTCAGTATGATAAAAATGGAAAAATAAAATCAGAGAAATTTATTACGGTGCTTAAAGAAGATAAAAAGGCCGGTTACAGCAACTCAGACGATTACAGAATGAGCAGTGAAGACTATTATGATCATGTAGTAGAGATGTTTAAAAATTGGCATAATCATGAAGAAGTTGTAAATGGTAACTGGCCTAAAACGTTGGAGGAGTGCTTTGGAATTGAAAAGCAATATGATTATCCACTTTCTACAGAGGATGCCGAAAGCTTAGCAGATTACTTTATTGACGAATATGCCCCTAGTAGAAGCGGTCGTAATAATTTAAGAGACTTTGAAGGCTTTATAGTGAAAGGCCCTGAATACTTAAGTGTTTTCAATGGTGAAACAGGAGAAGAGATGGAAACCATCCGTTACAAATATGAACGCCATGATGATGGACTTATGTGGGGCGATTATGCAATGTCACGCATCGAGCCAGGAAATCGTGTTGATCGTTTTTTAGCAGGTGTTGCTTATTTGGATGGAGAGAATCCGGCTGCTATTTTCTCACGTGGTTACTATACAAGAGCAACAATGGTTTCCTATACTTGGGATGGAAAGCACCTTAAAGAAGAATGGGATGTTGATAGTGGTTGGACACCAATGACAAATCCATTTAATGATGGGCCACATGGACGTCTTGGCACGAATGAGGAGTTTGGTTCCTTAACAACTCAAGGTGCCCATTCATTAAGCACAGCAGATGTAGACGGTGATGGCAAACAAGAAATTATCTATGGTTCATCTACGATTGATCATGATGGCTCTTTATTATATAGCTCAAGTGATGTCATGCCACCAGAAAGTGCAACTCCCGGGGTTACAGCAGGGTTAGGTCATGGTGATGCATTGCATGTTGGGGATATTGATCCAAACCGAGACGGACTGGAGATCTTTATGGTGCACGAAGGTGGACGATACGCCCCATATGGTTATGCGTTAAGAGATGCTAAAACAGGTGAAGTGATATATGGCGGCTATACTGGTCGAGATACTGGTCGAGGGATGGTTGGCGATGTAGATCCAACTAAAAAAGGTTTGGAAACTTGGGCTGTTGATTTACGGACAGCAAAAGGAGAAAAGATAGAGAGTAACAAGATTCCTGGAACAAATATGAATATCAAATGGGCTGCTGATATGACCACTCAAATTATAAATGGGGCAATTGATCAAACACCTACGATTGATGATTGGCAAAAGGGAACAGTGCTAACAGCTTCTGGTACAAGAACAAACAACCACACAAAAGGAAATCCATCTTTAGTTGCTGATATTTTTGGTGACTGGAGAGAAGAACTTCTAGTTCGAACAGAAGATAGTCAGTCAATTCGAATTTACTTAAGTACAGAGGTGACAGATCGTAAGCTACACACACTTATGCATGATCCACAATATCGGACTGGAATCGCGTGGCAAAACGTTGGTTATAATCAACCATCTTATACCAGCTATTATTTTGCTTCGGACACTAACTGGGAAGATGTTTCAGTACCAGAGATAAATGTGCCAGGTGAACTAAATGAGCTGAACTATACATTGAATCTCTATATTGAAAACGGAGAAATAACTGGATCAGTTAAATCACAATTAAAAAACTCGTTAAAACAAGCTCAGCATCATGCAGAGAAGGGATCTTATAAAAAAGGTATTCAGTTTATCGAGAAGTTTGTCAAACAACTAGATCATAGAAAGAAGAAAGATCAAATCACTGCAAATGCAAAATCAACTTTAACAAATCAAGCAGAACTGATGATCGAAAAATGGCAGGAATTAAAGTAA
- a CDS encoding family 4 glycosyl hydrolase, producing MTNLDSLKIAYIGGGSKSWARSLMNDLALESRISGTVALYDINYEAAVQNAQIGNQISQLEEAKSNWKYEAVATMEEALSESDFVIISILPGSFEEMASDVHTPEKYGIYQSVGDTVGPGGFVRALRTIPMYVEIANSIKEHSPDAWVINYTNPMSLCTRTLYEVFPEIKAFGCCHEVFETQNLLAEVVKEFLNEEVSQRSDIKVNVLGINHFTWVNQASYQNIDLIPYYQQFVEKYAESGFEKEEGSWKHSVFSSCQRVKFDLFRKYGVIAAAGDRHLAEFMPPIYLKDPETVSSWKFHLTSVDFRKENLKKRISENEGLAAGNQKFEINSSGEEGVKIILALLGVEEVVTNVNYPNKGQIEGLPLGAIVETNALFRYDSVQPVFAGKLPPDIHNMVHRHVLNQESILQAALTKDKQLALNTFVNEPLLTISREEAEKLFNEMLSNTMKYLPGWAI from the coding sequence ATGACAAATCTAGATTCACTTAAAATTGCTTATATCGGTGGGGGTTCAAAAAGCTGGGCACGTAGTCTGATGAATGATCTTGCTTTAGAAAGTAGAATATCAGGCACAGTAGCTCTCTATGATATAAACTATGAGGCGGCTGTTCAAAATGCACAAATCGGAAATCAAATTTCACAGCTTGAAGAAGCAAAAAGTAATTGGAAATATGAAGCTGTTGCGACTATGGAAGAAGCACTGTCTGAAAGTGATTTTGTTATTATATCAATTTTACCTGGTTCTTTTGAGGAAATGGCATCCGATGTTCATACCCCTGAAAAATATGGTATTTATCAATCTGTTGGCGATACAGTCGGACCTGGTGGCTTCGTCAGAGCACTTCGAACGATACCAATGTACGTTGAAATAGCAAATTCTATTAAGGAACATTCACCAGATGCATGGGTAATTAATTATACGAACCCAATGTCACTTTGTACTCGGACACTATATGAGGTGTTTCCGGAGATTAAGGCATTTGGTTGCTGTCATGAAGTATTTGAAACCCAAAATCTTTTAGCAGAGGTTGTAAAGGAATTTTTAAACGAAGAGGTATCACAGCGTTCAGACATTAAAGTAAACGTTCTTGGAATCAATCATTTTACATGGGTTAATCAAGCAAGCTATCAAAATATTGACTTAATCCCGTATTATCAGCAGTTTGTAGAGAAGTATGCTGAATCAGGCTTCGAAAAAGAAGAAGGAAGCTGGAAGCATAGTGTTTTTTCCTCCTGTCAACGAGTGAAGTTTGATTTGTTTAGGAAATATGGGGTTATAGCTGCTGCTGGTGATCGTCATTTAGCTGAGTTTATGCCACCTATTTATTTAAAAGATCCAGAAACAGTTTCTTCTTGGAAGTTTCATTTAACATCAGTTGATTTTCGTAAGGAGAACTTGAAAAAGAGAATCAGTGAGAATGAGGGGCTAGCTGCAGGAAATCAGAAGTTTGAGATCAATTCTTCAGGAGAAGAAGGAGTTAAGATTATTTTAGCGTTGTTAGGTGTTGAAGAGGTTGTCACGAATGTTAATTATCCTAATAAAGGCCAGATTGAAGGGTTGCCTTTAGGAGCGATTGTAGAAACAAATGCATTATTCCGCTATGACTCAGTTCAACCTGTGTTTGCAGGGAAGCTTCCACCTGATATTCACAATATGGTTCACCGTCATGTGTTAAATCAAGAGTCTATTTTGCAAGCTGCTTTAACAAAAGATAAACAGTTGGCATTGAATACATTTGTAAACGAGCCATTGCTGACCATTAGTCGCGAAGAAGCGGAAAAGTTGTTTAATGAGATGCTTAGTAACACGATGAAATATTTACCAGGGTGGGCTATTTAG